In the genome of Candidatus Syntrophosphaera sp., the window CCGCCGATCACAAATACGACAGACTTTTTATCAGATAAGTTAGCCAGAAAAGTGGAAAACTCAAGCGAAGTTTTCATCGCGCCGCGTTCATCGAGCAGGACCAGATAGTCGTCCGGGGCGATGCGTTTAAGGCAGAGTTCGGCTTCGCGGGATTTGACAGATTGGATGTAGCCAACCTGGGAGAGGCTGACATCGGGGATCTCCACCACTTTCAGCTTTAGCAGCGGTTTGAGGCGTTTGAGGTATTCGGCGATGCCTTGTTTGAGCCAGTCTTCCTTGGTCTTGCCGATCTGGAATATGCGCAGGATCACTTGTTCATGCAGGCCAGGGCCATCGCCATGCAAAGCATCTTCAGTTCGCCGCGGTCGGCCCGCGAGGGGATCAGGATCGGGGCTTTGGTGCCCACCACAACGTGCGCCACGCGATAGCCGCAATAGTAGGTGAGCATCTTGCCAAAGATGTTTCCAGCCTCGATATTTGGTACGATGAGCACGTCAGCAAGGCCTGCC includes:
- a CDS encoding 23S rRNA (pseudouridine(1915)-N(3))-methyltransferase RlmH, whose amino-acid sequence is MILRIFQIGKTKEDWLKQGIAEYLKRLKPLLKLKVVEIPDVSLSQVGYIQSVKSREAELCLKRIAPDDYLVLLDERGAMKTSLEFSTFLANLSDKKSVVFVIGGVYGTGESLRQRANACISLSAMTFTHQMARLVLVEQIYRALMIQNNRPYHY